The Nostoc cf. commune SO-36 genomic sequence GCCAGATTTAGGGAAAGTACCAGCAGCTACAATCGGCCGCAACCCGACAACTCTTAGCCAATCGACTAGTGATTTTAACTTGGGTTTAGCAACAACTGTCAGCGCTTTGAGTAAAAACCCGGATCTCAACATCATCCCTATTGATATTTATTCTTTATTTAATCAGGCAAGTGAATTAGGTATTACAAATGCAAAGGAGTCTTGTCTATCTAGACTAGATATATGTAAACCAGGTGATAACAAGTTCCTTTTTTGGGACGATTTTCACCCAACTACAGGTGTTCATAAGGCAATAGCAGATGCTGCATTAGCAGCAATAGATGCTAAGTCCGTGCCAGAACCCTCAATCAATTTGGGGATTTTAGCGCTTGGTGCTTTTGGTGCGGTAGGAGTACTGAAGCGTCAACAAAAAAAGTCAGCACTTGTATCAGCAGCCCGGATTGTTGACGCATAATTATCTCATATAACAGTTGAAAACTGAGCTAACTGTATTGATGTGGGATTACGATCGCTTATTTCAAATTATTGAAGAATTAGTCATGCACCATTCTCCGAGTGGTGTAGAAGCTGAGATTAACCAGTTGTTGATGCAACGATTTGCGGCGCTGGGTGTAGAAGTATGGTGCGATCGCGCTGATAATATTATTGCCAAGATTCCAGGGAAAAATCCAGACCGAGCGATCGCCATCACAGCACACAAAGACGAAATTGGCGCAATTGTCAAGAGTCTCGGTGATGCAGGTCGTGTCAAAGTCAGCAAACTTGGCGGTTCTTTCCCGTGGGTTTATGGCGAAGGCGTTGTCGATTTACTGGGAGATAACGAAACTATCAACGGTATTCTCAGCTTTGGTTCCCGCCACGTTTCCCACGAATCGCCCCAGAAAGTGCAGCAGGAAGATACTACTGTTAAATGGGAAAATGCCTGGATTGAAACGAAGCTGACATCTGCCGAATTAGAAGCAGCTGGGATTCGACCGGGAACTAGAATGGTAATCGGCAAACATCGCAAGCGTCCAATTCGGTTAAAGGATCATATTGCTGGTTACACTTTGGATAACAAAGCTTCTGTGGCGATTTTGCTAGCTTTGGCTGAAAATCTGAAACAGCCAGTAGTCGATGTTTATTTAGTAGCTTCAGCAAAAGAAGAAGTAGGGGCAATTGGGGCGCTATTTTTTACCCAAAATCAGCGTTTAGATGCCTTAATTGCTTTAGAAATTTGTCCATTATCTGAGGAATATC encodes the following:
- a CDS encoding M42 family metallopeptidase, with the protein product MWDYDRLFQIIEELVMHHSPSGVEAEINQLLMQRFAALGVEVWCDRADNIIAKIPGKNPDRAIAITAHKDEIGAIVKSLGDAGRVKVSKLGGSFPWVYGEGVVDLLGDNETINGILSFGSRHVSHESPQKVQQEDTTVKWENAWIETKLTSAELEAAGIRPGTRMVIGKHRKRPIRLKDHIAGYTLDNKASVAILLALAENLKQPVVDVYLVASAKEEVGAIGALFFTQNQRLDALIALEICPLSEEYPVKDGESPVLLSQDSYGIYDEGLNGQLRQSAKQLDMPIQFTILSGFGSDASIAMKFGHVGRAACLAFPTQNTHGYEIAHLGAIANCIDLLKAFCETEFE